The segment GTCTGATGTTTTCTTTTTTTGGGCCCTTGCACAGCTGTTCCTGTAGACGTGCGTCAGTTCACTCCACTTCCGGCTTGGTTTGTAAACGTTCGTCATGTGACATGGCTCGTGATTTCTGTGAAACCTGCAATAGCACAACACACCACTAACTGTTGACAAGGGGTCATTTTCAGGGAGCTATTAAAGCGGCAGAGTAGACTATGCTCAACTTTATGCTAAAACTCAAAACAAAAGCCATAATTAAAAGAGGTATGTGTGTTGTGGCCTAGGGTGGTCTAGTGGTCTATGCCGCACGTCTAAGGTGTCGGCCTGGGTTCAAATCCGTCGTACTGCCTGATATAAACTATATTTCCACACTGTCATCCTCCCTCTGTCCAATAAAATCTGAAAATAccgtataaatacacatatattTTTAAAGAGATATATGcattgtaataaagtaatgatgtGTAACCATTCTAGCAACTTTTCACTGTAATTACTAATATatttgggctcccaagtggcgcagcagtcttaaggcactgcatctcagtgcaagagtccctggttcgatttaaggctgtatcacatcccatagggctgcgcacaattgtccaagcgtcgtccgggtttggtcggggtaggccatcattgtaaataagaatttattcttaactgacttgcctagttaaatagaggttcaacaaatacaaatacaattagatCAATGGAGACACAAAATATTGAAAAGGAAAAACCACTATTCTATTCTAGATTTTTTTTATTCTCAAAATGGATGCCTAGGTGAAATaacattatcaaatcaaatgtatttatatagcttttcttacatcagctgatatctcaaagtgctgtacagacacccagcctaaaacctcaaacagcaagcaatgcaggtgtagaagcacggtggctaggaaaaactccctagaaaggccagaacctaggaagaaacctagacaggaaccaggctatgaggggtggccagtcctcttctggctgtgccgggtggagattataacagaacgtggccaagatgttcaaattttcataaatgaccagcatggtcaaataataatatctCATGACATACATGTTAAATCGAAATTGCTATTACGGTAACTCACCTGGATTTCAGGTTATTTCCAGACTATAGTCCTCCCCAATAAACTATTTAACCTGTGCGGCTTTCTTTAGCCTAACAACAGAAATCTACAATTTTTGATTGGATTTTAAAAATAGAGAGGAGGCGGTCCTGGAGAGCATTTATACGAGTGTCTGCCTTACTTTCAGTTAGGTTATTTCCACAGCCAGGCACAGGCAGACGGATCTTTCCATTCTCTGTTTTATTTGAGTACGAACAATTCAGAATTAGACCAAATATGAAGTCTATTCTGTCAATCGTTGTACTTGGGCTCATTTACAGCGCTGTGGAGTCCAAAGAATGTAAGTATCTTGTTTTATAAAGTCACCGCAACGTTTGGAAATGCATTTCTTTATCGATTTCTTACCATCAGTTTGTTTGTACGctgtttatattttagttttaCGTTTTTCACTAGGATATTTATTTAAATACCAAATGTATAACTTTTCAGTGTTTTTGGTTTATAAAACACTTTCTTGTAAACCCTACATTGTCATGTCGTATGGGAGGAAGTACACCACAACCTCGAGCCCTAGCTAAATAATTTGCATGAACCTTTTGCCATTTTTGCTATATAATCATTATTTCTACATCATAATCATTGATTTTTAATGTAGGCCTGGCCTACCCTCAACTATTTGCTGGCATGCCTGTAAATTGTTGTGTGATGTCACCTAATGTAAAGTTAATGTAATGTAAACTTAATGTAAAGTTTTTAACCTGATCAGAATATAACGTTAAGTGATTGTTTCAGTAGATAGGTTGTTATAGCCTACCTGGTATAGGCCGACAATGACATGACGCCACATTTTGTTTTGGTTGGAAATCCCCTCCAGATTACTTTCACTTTTAATGAAATGGCTGCTGTCTTTGGCAGCCAGTATTGGCCCGAGCCATAATAAATGGCTGATAACTCAGACCTTTGTCCCTAAGTGAACTTTACTAGGAAATAACTTTGTTAACATATATAGCCTACCTCTGTGAAATGTAAAGGAATATATTTATGTATTCCAATACCTACAAATGGAATAAAACTTTTAACTAATGAAAAGCTTTGAATCTCCATGTGGTATTTCTACCAGCTCCCCCAAAAGTGCAGGTCTACAGCCGTAACCCTGGCAACTTTGGCGATAAGAACACCCTGATCTGTCACGTGAGTGGCTTCCACCCCCCTGACATCAGCATCCAGCTCCTGAAGAACGGTGTGGAGATCCCCGACGCCAAGCAGACAGACCTGGCCTTCGAACAGGGATGGCAGTTCCACCTCACCAAGAGTGTTGGATTCACACCAGCCAGCGGAGAGGAGTACACCTGCAGAGTCCGCCACCTGAAGAATCTGAAGACCTACACCTGGGGTGAGTTACTAGTatagttaggagttaggagtacACCTGGGGTGAGTTACTAGTGTAGTTAGGAGTACACCTGGGGTGAGTTACTAGTGTAGTTAGAGGAGTACACctagacaacagccaccctcgaaacatcgttacccatcgctccacaaccAGGGAGcctctgcacacatagacaacagccaccctcgaagcatcgttacccatcgctccacaaccagggaccctctgcacacatagacaacagccaccctcgaaacatcgttacccatcgctccacaaaagccatggCCCTTgctgagcaaggggaacaacacCTTCAAGGtctgagcgagtgacgtcaccgattgaaatgctattagcgcacaccccgctaactagctagccatttcacatcggttataTTGACATATTGACTACAATTCAAGTTTCTACTTTATTTGTCCCAGAGAGGTCAATTAATTTTGCAGTAGAGGAGCACAAGACATAAAAATCATATCAGATTTACATGGAATACAATGCTACTGAGTACAGTGAGCTAGTACATCAGTCATGAGCTGACTGGCCTatcctctctcatctccacaaGTGTCTAGGGAGGAAGTacaggggttgtttctggacagggcccTGGAGAGCTAGGTGTGTTATGTGgtctttttatttcaccttttatttaaccaggtaggtcagttgagaataagttctcatttgcaactgcgacctggccaagataacgcaaagcagttcaacacatacaacaacacagagttacacatggaataaacaaaacatacagtcaataatacagtagaaaaaaagaacaaaaagtctatatacagtgaatgcaaatgaggtaagataagggagttaaggcaataaataggccatggtggagaAGTAGTTACAATATAGCAAATAAACAtgggaatggtagatgtgcagaagatgaatgtgcaagtagagatactggggtgcaaaggagcaagattaaTAAATAAATCCAGtattgggatgaggtagttggattgaGTTAGATACCAATTGATGAACCATTAGTTACAGTAAGAGACTGATTTCATGtagatgtaacagtatagcttccgtccctctcctcgccccaacctgggctcgaaccagggaccctctgcacacatcaaccacagtcactcacgaagcatcgttacccatcgcaaCACAAAAAACAAGGCCCTTgccgagcaaggggaacaactacttctaggtctcagagcgagtgacgtcaccgattgaaacactattagcgcgcaccaccgctaactagctagccatttcacatcggccacATAGATGTGTAGTTTGAAAGTCTGTAAAACAATAACAGTGCTGTCTGTTGTGTTTTCTCCAGAGGCAGATATGTAAGGATCTGGAGCAGGACATGATGGTAGGTAGGTATTATATTTCTTTGTTGAAACTGTATCTAATTACATTAACTGAAACTAATTAGATTAATTCAGAATTAAAACTCAATACTTTTACCTTTCTTTCTTAACAGGCGGCCATTCCATCTTGGTGTTGTCCAATCCGTGCCAGCCCTAAACTAGAGCTGAGATGACAAACTTGGgcttttgtttttcatttttggTAACACTTTGTGCGACGGTGCCAGTTTCAAGGGTTTTGAATTGACAATCATTACTAAACACTTACACACAAAATTGTTAGATTTTGGGCAAGCTATTTTTAATTACAAATGGCACAGCTTCTGATGAGCATTCTCTTTAAAAACAAAGGCTTTATCAAGTATTTTATttttagattttaaaaaacactTTTAATTTCCTTGAAATTGGTACCATTAGATTTGAACACTTTTTCTCAAAatggaaataaataaacaaactcCATAACTTGCACTATTTGAATGTGGTTTTAGCTATAAGCAACAGTGTAATGTAAAGTCTGATATTTGATCAGcatttaaataaaacaaaaaaagtgCCCAAATTATTTTAGCGGAAGCCCATGTGATATGTATTTGTGTGACCTGTAAATATCAACGTTCATTTTGGTTTGAAGTCATTTATCAATATAACACCTAATCTTCTGTCTATCCTTCAAAATTCCTGTAAATTACCAATTATCAACAGTAATAAATGGGGTCTTTTTGGGGCACATTTTCCTAAGTAGAGAACTGTATTTTCATTacttaaaaaaaagaagatattTTCTGTCTTTCGGTGTATTATACAACACTTTTCTGTTCAgtttgataaaaaaataaatggtcAACTATTGACATTGGACAACTATTTGACAAAATATTTTTAATTtaaagaaatacaaaatcattgtGACCAAAAATGCACTTTTTATGATGTTTCTTGATTAAATGTCTCTTAACTGTAAGAACTTGTTGTGATCGATTCTAATGTTCAAAGTCCATTTTGATATGTTACATTAATCATTCAATCGGTAATGTACTTAAGCTACTCACGTTGCCAAGGCATGTAggcaatgcatgcagagcagtaGTCTACAGCATTATAATGGGTGATGATACAATGTTTGACATTTCAGATCATACACTATACTTTATTACCATACTTTCTATCAATGCATGTCCAGCATTGTAACTGGTTAACTGAAGATTGCGTTAACTATGTAACCGACTGccatggctagaagggatacagcttttgtcaaattcaaGTCTTTTTGGCATTTCAGCAAATCCTTTTACAAACCTTATccaaattctcctaacctgctatgaaaagtCAATTCTCACATTCATTTCACAAAAGCTGTTTCTCTTCTAGCCCTGTAACCTTTTGGGTCTCAAGGTTAGGCACAAAGTTAAGTGTGGTTAAGGTTGTGTGATAGGCAGATAAATGGGTGGAGTTTAGCCATAATTCTGACTTTGTGGATgtgttaactagtgacgaccctgGATCAGCCAAGAGAAACATCGAGAGGTGAAGCCTGCATAGCAACTGTGAAGTACGATTTTCAATTGGCGCATCAATCGAAGTGGGTGCGGCTTTACTACATTTCAGTAAGAATATATATTTTACTTTCGTCAGACACCGGCTGCAaagtctgttttgttctgtttggcGAAGTTTTATAAGAAATCATGAAAACTGTTTTGTCCGTGATCGCTTTCTGCGTCTTCCTGGGGTTCATAAACGCAACAGAATGTAAGTAGTAAAAGttatcactttgtcattataattATTGATGGGATTGTCTTTGTTACCCATGACGTTCGTGAAAACAATTAGATATTTCCTTAACATTGTTTTAAGTAAACAATAAGCCTAGTATAAAGGCAACTGTTATTacttgataaaatattgaatttggtaTTTACTATTAGTGCGCATATATacgcattgaataacatattcTTAAATGGCAAAAAAAAGTCTAAAAATAAATCGTAAGGTTTTGAAGGGTTTGTTTTATATCTATATatcatttaaccccttatttttgtagGCACAAGACTACCTCCATACTGCCATTCGTTTGTATGGGTTGAAGCGCCATGAcacctatgggggggggggggggggtaataggTGCAAAACATGTtagtgagagtctcccctttccatagaggggtcataatagtttaccGAGGTAAAGACCGTTTCAAGTTGGATATTCAACGGATATTCGCGCTTTCAAACGACTTGAGCCACGgactccaaataagtgtcatgatGTTGAAAAAATTGCGCACAACATTGCACAGGTCTTATTTTCACAATTTTGACATTCGCTTTCCAAAgttaataaacatgtggaaatgtgagcAAAATGTTGTATTCCTAGTTAGTTAGGGATTTGAATTTCAATATCTCCTTGGTCATACGACCTACTGACTTCCAataaggttcagaatgtccactcggtgggcctacacattgcacgccctttagtttgtccattttcatctcacaagatTTTACGTGAATTTTTCCCAAATGTAAATCTCAATAACTCcatggtcatgtgacctactgacttcaaacaaggttcagaatgtccattGGCTACCCttctttctatttttttttttttttttttaattttaccgttattttaccaggtaagttgactgagaacacgttctcatttgcagcaacgacctggggaatagttacaggggagaggagggagatgaaagagccaattgtaaactggggattattaggtgattATTAggtgaatttagccaggacaccggggttaacacccctactcttacgataagtgccatgggatctttaatgacctcagagagtcaggacacccgtttaacgtcccatccgaaagacggcaccctacactaTACGGCGtcctacactacactatattgcacaccctttagtttgtccatgtTCATCTCACAAGATGTTACATTAATTTTTCACAAATGTAAATCTCAATAACTCCTTGGTCATTTGACccactgacttcaaacaaggtgcAGAATGTctgtccactgactacccttctatattgcacactctTGTTTGTGTACTGGAAAATCACACAGTGTAACGTACATTTTTCATTGTTTTAAATTGCAATAACTCCTTGGTCCCTAAGAAGCGTGCAGTGGATATACACCCATATTGCATAACCTCTAGTCATGTCTCTTCTATATATGTGTACATTAATATTAGTTTGACAATTAGGGGGTTCAGTCCAGTGTTGTGTTTACCCTTTTCTTTAATATTTATCTATAATAATTGGTAATTTTAAGTACTTATTTTccctgtttttaattttttcacAGTATTTAACAGCGGTACACAATAGGAGAGGGACAGATAATATCTCCTTTCGTCATTAATATCAACCATAAAGGAAAAGGGCAAAGTACGAGAGTCatgctattaattgtccaaagcagggatggagagtgagCTGGTGAGGTAGGCTGCAGTGGGTTTGCTGGTCAATACCTATACTGAACATGTAACCACAGTAATGGTGGCCAGTAAATCAATGAATAAAAATGTCATGTTGACAAATTAAACAGAAATTGTAGACCTTTAATCTTTTCCATCATGTCAACAGACATTTTACTTCAAATAAGTACGAAACATTTCAGTGTTAACTTTCTCTTTATCCCTGGTTGATgtacatgtcacgccctgaccttagatatctgtttttctatatattttggttaggtcggggtgtgactagggtgggcactctaggtttttgtatgtctagggttttttgtatgtctatgttggcctgatatggttcccaatcagagacagctgtttatcgttgtctctgatttggggatcatatttaggtagctattTCCTAATTTGTTgatgtgggatcttgtctatctATAGTTGCCTTAGTGCACATCAGTAGTGTCATGTTTTGGTtggttgtttttgttcagtgagtTTCGATTGATTAAaatgatgtggaactctactcacgctgcgccttggtctcatcattacGACGAACGTGATAGTACATGTCAGAGCCTCTTCAGTGTGGATGGGGTATAGCATACATTTTCAACAACAAAGACTGCACTTCCAGTTTGTGTTCTTTACTCTGTTGAACTCGTTTCTCTTCATTCTGAGGCACAGCACATGGACCCACCGTTGGCATGCAAAACATTCCATCTAAAACAAAGCATAACACGTTATAAATAATATCAATGACGAATTAGCCATCCATTGTGTTATATCATAAATTGTCTGACATGCCGTCACTGTTGTCAAAAGATTATAAACATGTTAAATAAAGTTACTAACCCAGTCCGTCTTTGGGCCACATCCAGGTTCTTCATCAGTGGCACACAGGAAGCAGTTGTTGGCTTTGTTGAACTCTGAAATCATAGGCATGAACTGAAAATATGGCTGTCCCACACAActacataaaaataaaacatgtacTTTGAATTAAATGTCATTACATACCAGAAATTTTTTGTATATCCTCAGCCATTTCTTTTCGCAGTTGCTCCATGTGTTTTTGTGAAGGTTCTATATCAATTTGGGATGTTGGGGAAGTTCTGTGCCACTTCCTTGGCCGTCTACACCAAAAAATAAAATAGAGTTTTTCACCTAATTGTCACATAACAGCTAAACATTCATTATTGAAAATATAACTATCAAACCTGCATTACAAAGACCCCGCAGCTGAAGGTGTCCTGCTGCATGGTGGGAGTTATTTCCCCTCCTTTCCACTTGATGTCCGCCCAGTCGTCTTTTCCATGGCAGGATCTTCTCATTTTGAAGTATTCTCTTTTTTATGTAAACATAATGGAATTCTGATTAGTTATAGGCAAATGAATGCGCAGGCCAAAATTGTATGCTGATTTCCTTATCACTATAATCTAGTAGTCATTTATTAGTAGAGGTCATTTATTTTATGCCCCATTCTACACACAACCTAAATTATAGGCACTGAACCATTTACAGGAGAATAATAGAAGGAGCATATAGGATCCAACCCGATCACAGAGTGAATAAATGTAGAGTGTTTGTAgactttaagaaaaaaatattaagtGACAAAAAAATGTTGTTGCATTGTGTCTTCTAACGGTCCAAGAATAGGATCCAAAGTGTTAGGAATTATTTGTTCCCATAAATACAAAGGAGGATGTCTCTCCTCATTACCTCTGGCACCTTAGTCCGACTGCCAGACTGTGCACCACAGAGCCAATCaggagagaatacatacaggtcAACGGTGCCAACTGgaagtcaaggggtgtgtctgTGCCTTTTGGATGACTCTCTCTTTACAGAGAAC is part of the Salvelinus fontinalis isolate EN_2023a chromosome 39, ASM2944872v1, whole genome shotgun sequence genome and harbors:
- the LOC129838450 gene encoding beta-2-microglobulin-like encodes the protein MKSILSIVVLGLIYSAVESKESPPKVQVYSRNPGNFGDKNTLICHVSGFHPPDISIQLLKNGVEIPDAKQTDLAFEQGWQFHLTKSVGFTPASGEEYTCRVRHLKNLKTYTWEADM